From Pirellulales bacterium, one genomic window encodes:
- a CDS encoding cytochrome C oxidase subunit IV family protein, whose protein sequence is MSEHSSQSHGPVVETHGTGPAHDVQGAGAHGHDDHGAHSGHAGHSGGNAKYIYVFIALCFLTTLSFCTTSNWWRSHFSRAESDMMMMAVSCTKALLVILCFMHIWWEANWKFVLTIPAMLMSIFLILMLVPDVGLRLHHASEEKKFYSAEPRPDQPAPRPAEHSATEPES, encoded by the coding sequence ATGTCGGAACATTCATCGCAATCGCACGGACCGGTAGTGGAAACGCACGGCACAGGACCCGCACACGATGTGCAAGGCGCTGGCGCCCACGGGCATGACGACCACGGCGCACACAGCGGCCATGCTGGTCATTCCGGCGGCAACGCCAAATACATTTACGTGTTTATTGCACTGTGTTTTCTGACCACGCTTTCGTTTTGCACCACTTCGAACTGGTGGCGTTCGCATTTCTCCCGTGCCGAGAGCGACATGATGATGATGGCGGTGTCCTGCACCAAAGCGCTGTTGGTGATTTTGTGCTTCATGCATATTTGGTGGGAAGCCAATTGGAAATTTGTGTTGACGATTCCGGCGATGCTGATGTCGATTTTTTTGATTTTGATGCTGGTGCCCGACGTCGGCCTGCGATTGCACCATGCCTCTGAAGAAAAGAAATTTTACTCGGCTGAGCCGCGGCCCGATCAGCCTGCTCCGCGCCCGGCGGAGCATTCGGCGACCGAACCTGAGTCATGA